A genomic region of Cyanobacteria bacterium FACHB-DQ100 contains the following coding sequences:
- a CDS encoding glycosyltransferase translates to MSQTISILIPCYNADRWIAQAIQSALDQTYPHKEVIVVDDGSSDRSLEIIQSFGNQIRWETGCNRGGNVARNRLLYLSTGEWIQYLDADDYLLPDKIEKQIQFLAQNSDAEVIYSPHITEELNDQTVIHLPPAIATLPLPHDLWLLAIQWKLPQTGGLLLRKQSLLDINGWREDLKHCQDYDLYVRLLMANKRFAYCEEAGAVYRWWCSGTVTRRKGDEIYRDRLNVQDAIETHLRITGQLTPARKDAINQARFEYARRIYPWDEFWAVQVASTVKRCDPQFEPSNHVAPDFYRHIYKTFGFTSAEYVAKIKRKVWK, encoded by the coding sequence GATTGCCCAAGCCATTCAAAGCGCTCTTGATCAAACGTATCCCCACAAGGAAGTGATCGTAGTCGATGATGGATCCAGCGATCGTAGTCTAGAAATTATTCAAAGCTTTGGCAATCAGATTCGTTGGGAAACAGGTTGCAATCGCGGTGGCAATGTCGCAAGAAATCGACTTCTCTACCTCAGTACAGGAGAATGGATTCAATACCTGGATGCGGATGACTACTTACTACCCGACAAGATCGAGAAACAGATTCAGTTCTTGGCTCAAAATTCTGATGCTGAGGTTATTTATAGTCCACATATTACTGAGGAACTGAATGACCAAACTGTGATTCATCTCCCGCCTGCGATCGCAACCCTGCCGTTACCTCATGATCTCTGGCTACTAGCAATTCAATGGAAACTTCCTCAAACCGGAGGATTATTGCTTCGCAAACAATCATTGCTCGACATCAACGGTTGGCGAGAAGACCTGAAACACTGTCAAGATTATGACTTGTATGTTCGGTTACTCATGGCAAATAAGCGATTCGCTTACTGTGAAGAAGCGGGAGCCGTTTACCGATGGTGGTGTAGCGGGACTGTAACTCGGAGAAAAGGAGATGAGATTTATCGCGATCGTCTCAATGTTCAAGACGCGATCGAAACTCATCTACGAATCACTGGACAACTAACCCCTGCAAGAAAAGATGCGATTAACCAAGCGCGATTTGAATATGCTCGAAGAATCTACCCCTGGGATGAATTCTGGGCAGTTCAAGTTGCTTCAACCGTCAAACGCTGTGATCCACAATTTGAACCCTCGAACCACGTTGCCCCTGATTTCTACCGCCACATTTACAAAACGTTTGGTTTTACCAGTGCTGAGTACGTCGCCAAAATAAAACGCAAAGTTTGGAAGTAA